Proteins co-encoded in one Gouania willdenowi chromosome 1, fGouWil2.1, whole genome shotgun sequence genomic window:
- the LOC114471188 gene encoding protein FAM83B-like isoform X1: MESKLSNLSSLKEDDSAFYIQPHYKESYRLAIYALLSGGKDAYEEFLLAEQINPFLSEEEIHFMLENAELPVISDEPEGKQVKDDGSPSTYFPLESDEEVPDLDLGWPEVMLDGADTSISLLFHPPRENTPTIKEVVRKQIQEARQMIAIAMDVFTDVDIFKELVSATLRGVVVYILLDDSHMKSFMNMSHRVGINIRDLKSLRVRTVRGQQYRCRSGIKFHGGLKQKFILVDCQTVMYGTYSYTWSFEKINMSMVLVVTGQLVCSYDEEFRRLYALSTVPVIPLRGRPSVMLQSPSSSQLSLNQIHMRSRLIHGMRGAQDDRFSNAAMLTRVLSMQDKLHRSHSPDTGNLVRGHSYGGELQKINSMTRLRMGTKDLGIPFPPERNGFNTKGSDLPLTNRLSQQHLRHQTRYGADHNLIPFNSETSLHRWKMDTYFNESDMLTNASSEALTPMASPYSSHTGLNEHQTPLIHNKSKDIKTRMEEMRLKRFSLNDYANLRQCQESYRSMYATLERPKLMPHLRNPDIKPNIEELDMNIQDGCSLEDFELKKDGDKRDLNITDGRRPPSPFNIKAGSDRKAIHAYNWYDTLSRTISATELDSKQNDATLKLPHLQSGNVGMPHLRTMESLTELPEEKESSTSKVNSGDPVVKCGQKQSQVSNDNSGKTGLPTESQSEVQTKGSHSSLHKVGNKLSLDRINSTSSEVEAIPKIVDVTQGSPYVTESKGSQTENDEIQKQEASVHWKHSGKKKVHTKLSIDEKKASKKEEKPLQRKSSLKWSNSSGSKTDPSQTSAAAQTAKKGHSLNSPSGLSDTEKHKSPFARFSPQRLSKKKAATVVELDQGSSSTLDDEGATLYQAKREKAYSRYEYLLSTENIRLDKSVRTTSMYTSDKEKSASLNRQECGSPNGQSSTDNKLGRFMQRVGNIIKNK; this comes from the exons ATGGAGTCCAAACTGTCCAACCTGTCTTCACTCAAAGAAGACGACAGTGCGTTTTACATCCAGCCGCACTACAAGGAGTCCTACCGGCTGGCCATTTACGCTCTGCTCAGTGGCGGCAAAGATGCCTATGAGGAATTCCTCCTGGCCGAGCAGATCAACCCCTTCCTATCTGAGGAGGAGATCCACTTCATGCTCGAAAATGCAGAACTGCCAGTTATCAGCGACGAGCCAGAGGGCAAACAGGTCAAAGACGATGGCAGCCCCTCCACTTACTTTCCCCTCGAGTCTGACGAAGAGGTGCCAGACTTGGATCTGGGGTGGCCAGAGGTCATGCTGGATGGAGCAGACACCAGTATAAGCCTGCTGTTTCACCCGCCCAGAGAAAACACCCCCACCATCAAAGAGGTGGTACGGAAGCAGATCCAGGAGGCCAGACAG ATGATTGCCATAGCGATGGACGTCTTCACAGACGTGGACATTTTCAAAGAGCTGGTCAGTGCTACATTGAGAGGAGTTGTAGTCTACATCCTGCTCGATGATTCCCACATGAAGAGTTTCATGAACATGTCACACAGGGTGGGCATCAACATACGAGACCTCAAG AGCCTTCGAGTTCGGACTGTTCGGGGGCAACAATATCGGTGCCGCTCTGGGATCAAGTTCCATGGAGGCCTGAAGCAGAAGTTTATTCTGGTGGACTGCCAAACTGTCATGTACGGAACCTACAG CTACACCTGGTCATTTGAGAAAATCAACATGAGCATGGTCCTTGTTGTCACAGGCCAGCTTGTCTGCTCTTATGATGAGGAGTTCAGAAGACTTTATGCTCTCTCCACAGTTCCTGTAATTCCGTTACGAGGGAGGCCATCTGTGATGCTGCAGAGCCCAAGCTCAAGCCAGCTGTCCCTCAATCAGATACATATGAGATCCAGACTCATTCACGGCATGCGAGGTGCTCAGGACGACAGGTTTAGCAATGCCGCCATGTTGACCAGAGTGTTGAGCATGCAGGACAAGTTGCATCGCTCTCACAGCCCTGACACAGGAAACCTGGTGAGGGGACACAGTTATGGAggagagctacagaagataaaCTCCATGACTCGATTGAGAATGGGAACTAAAGATCTGGGAATCCCTTTTCCTCCTGAAAGAAATGGATTTAACACCAAGGGTAGCGATTTGCCCCTAACCAACAGGTTATCTCAGCAGCACCTGAGGCACCAAACTCGTTATGGTGCGGACCATAATTTGATACCTTTCAACTCTGAAACGTCCCTCCACAGGTGGAAGATGGATACTTACTTCAATGAGAGTGACATGCTCACAAATGCGTCGAGTGAGGCGTTAACTCCAATGGCATCACCGTACAGCAGCCACACTGGATTGAATGAACATCAGACACCACTCATTCACAACAAGTCAAAAGACATTAAGACCAGAATGGAAGAAATGAGGCTAAAGAGGTTTAGCCTAAATGATTACGCAAATCTTCGTCAATGCCAAGAGTCCTACCGGTCGATGTACGCCACACTTGAAAGGCCAAAACTCATGCCACATCTGAGGAATCCAGATATAAAACCGAACATTGAAGAACTGGATATGAATATCCAAGACGGCTGTAGCTTGGAAGACTTTGAGCTGAAGAAAGATGGTGACAAGAGGGATCTTAATATTACAGATGGTCGCCGTCCACCCTCTCCTTTCAACATCAAAGCAGGTTCAGATAGAAAGGCAATTCATGCATACAACTGGTATGATACTCTTTCCAGGACAATATCAGCTACTGAGCTGGATTCCAAACAGAATGATGCAACTCTCAAGCTTCCTCACTTACAGTCTGGCAATGTTGGTATGCCACACTTGAGAACAATGGAGTCTTTAACTGAACTCCCTGAAGAAAAAGAGAGCTCAACTTCCAAAGTAAACAGTGGGGATCCAGTTGTGAAATGTGGGCAAAAGCAGAGTCAAGTTTCTAATGACAATTCAGGGAAAACAGGTTTACCCACAGAATCACAAAGTGAAGTTCAAACCAAAGGAAGCCACAGCTCTTTACACAAAGTGGGCAACAAACTAAGTTTAGACCGAATTAACTCAACATCCAGTGAAGTGGAGGCCATTCCAAAAATTGTAGACGTAACACAAGGATCTCCGTATGTTACCGAATCAAAGGGCAGTCAAACAGAGAATGATGAAATTCAAAAGCAAGAAGCATCTGTGCATTGGAAACATTCAGGGAAAAAGAAGGTACACACAAAACTTTCAATCGATGAAAAGAAAGCttccaaaaaagaggagaaaCCACTTCAAAGAAAGAGCTCATTGAAATGGTCAAACTCTTCCGGATCAAAGACAGACCCATCTCAGACCTCTGCTGCAGCGCAAACAGCAAAGAAAGGCCACTCGCTGAACTCTCCCAGTGGGCTGTCAGACACTGAAAAGCATAAGTCTCCTTTTGCCAGATTCTCTCCCCAACGTTTGAGTAAGAAAAAAGCAGCCACAGTAGTAGAGCTGGATCAAGGCTCCAGCAGCACTCTGGATGATGAGGGAGCAACTCTCTACCAGGCCAAAAGAGAGAAAGCCTACAGCCGATACGAGTATTTACTCAGTACTGAAAACATCCGTCTGGATAAGTCTGTTCGCACAACAAGTATGTACACGTCGGACAAAGAGAAAAGTGCTTCCCTCAACAGACAAGAATGTGGCTCTCCAAACGGACAAAGCAGCACTGACAACAAACTGGGCCGGTTTATGCAGCGTGTTGGAAATATTATCAAAAACAAATAG
- the lgsn gene encoding lengsin codes for MDNSEVEWETHVQCQNRSPCGEVGVPRQTMEELKSVLRETSFLSTRGRDEDRPGRAYMVLHGGSDGSRRPSGRNDDGNPHRAFSTFKPPSEASGRGGPPRESTPIELPSPMDSSSSLMSNANTNRQQRARTPSYASGSSWRDCGALHSDNGIAIVELSGNQRFSTAMEQIKQRIAWENINFVRFEATDLHGVSRSKTVPLRFFHEKAVYGIPMPRSYLELTLSPKSNEVDHANAANFSSDILLIPDLSTFRVLPWAEQTARVICDPCTVTGCPLLTSPRLIAKQLLGQLQSLGFSLHSSFTYECCVLGTPDRVGPKTLLFPATTLLSNHDLPFFQQLVDSMYCMGADIDSIASASGPGQMEINLRPEFGISAADSAFTFRTSIKEMARKHSYIASFFTDDGLYNAGVLSHSLWDANGRRSLFHSGERADELSEIGRKWLAGLLTHSAALSCLMSPGLGCRSHIAKRIKDPKRLLYATCGTNDNSSSFNIKNHGGRELHIDNKLGSAMANPYIVLAATVAAGLDGIRRKLTIDCGLNKAPSQQRDYAIPVKLDDALEALGEDQVIRSALGEPFVQYFIAMKKFEIETQELDDERNKCLEYFI; via the exons ATGGACAACAGTGAGGTGGAATGGGAGACACATGTTCAGTGTCAGAACAGGTCCCCCTGTGGTGAGGTGGGAGTCCCCAGGCAGACCATGGAAGAGCTAAAGTCAGTCCTCAGAGAGACTTCTTTTCTCAGCACTCGAGGGCGTGATGAGGACAGACCAGGAAGAGCCTACATGGTCCTTCATGGTGGCAGTGATGGTAGTAGAAGGCCCAGTGGTCGGAATGATGATGGAAACCCTCACAGAGCTTTCAGCACCTTCAAACCTCCCTCTGAGGCTTCCGGAAGAGGAGGCCCACCTAGGGAGAGCACACCCATTGAGCTGCCCTCTCCCATGGATTCATCTAGCTCTCTCATGTCTAATGCTAACACAAATAGGCAGCAAAGAGCCAGGACACCATCATATGCCAGCGGTTCATCCTGGAGAGACTGTGGAGCTCTTCATTCAG ATAACGGAATCGCAATTGTTGAGCTATCTGGAAACCAGCGTTTTTCGACAGCCATGGAGCAGATAAAGCAAAGGATTGCTTGGGAGAACATCAATTTTGTTCGGTTTGAGGCCACTGATCTCCACGGAGTGTCGAGGTCCAAGACGGTCCCTCTCCGTTTCTTTCAT GAGAAAGCTGTGTATGGCATCCCGATGCCAAGAAGCTACCTGGAGTTAACCCTGAGTCCTAAGAGCAATGAAGTTGACCACGCCAACGCAGCCAACTTCAGCAGCGACATCCTCTTGATCCCTGACCTCTCCACCTTCAGGGTCCTGCCATGGGCTGAGCAAACTGCACGTGTCATCTGCGACCCCTGCACTGTGACAGGATGTCCTCTCCTCACGTCGCCTCGCCTCATAGCTAAACAACTCCTTGGGCAGCTCCAAAGCCTGGGCTTTTCCCTACACTCGTCCTTTACCTACGAATGCTGTGTCCTGGGCACACCGGACCGCGTCGGACCAAAAACACTTCTCTTCCCGGCTACAACCCTTCTTAGCAACCATGACCTTCCATTCTTCCAGCAGCTGGTGGACAGCATGTACTGCATGGGAGCAGACATAGACAGCATTGCATCTGCAAGTGGCCCTGGTCAGATGGAAATCAACCTTAGGCCAGAGTTTGGGATTTCAGCTGCTGATAGTGCCTTCACCTTTCGTACCAGCATCAAAGAAATGGCTCGAAAACACAGCTATATTGCCAGCTTTTTCACTGACGATGGGCTCTACAATGCAGGGGTGCTTTCTCACAGTCTGTGGGATGCTAATGGACGACGCAGCCTTTTCCATAGTGGGGAAAGGGCAGATGAACTGTCTGAGATTGGCAGGAAATGGCTGGCTGGACTTCTCACCCATTCTGCTGCCCTGAGCTGCCTGATGTCACCTGGTCTGGGCTGTCGGAGTCACATTGCCAAAAGAATCAAAGACCCTAAGCGTCTGCTTTATGCCACATGTGGAACCAACGACAACAGCAGCTCCTTCAACATTAAAAATCACGGTGGAAGAGAGTTGCACATTGACAACAAGCTGGGATCAGCCATGGCCAACCCGTACATTGTACTGGCTGCAACCGTGGCTGCTGGACTCGATGGTATCAGACGAAAACTAACCATTGATTGCGGCCTGAACAAAGCTCCGAGTCAGCAGAGGGATTATGCCATACCCGTGAAGCTTGATGATGCTCTGGAGGCCTTGGGAGAAGATCAGGTGATCCGCAGTGCCCTCGGCGAGCCGTTCGTTCAGTATTTCATTGCAATGAAGAAGTTTGAGATTGAAACCCAAGAGCTGGATGATGAACGAAACAAATGcttggagtattttatttaa
- the LOC114471188 gene encoding protein FAM83B-like isoform X2 translates to MIAIAMDVFTDVDIFKELVSATLRGVVVYILLDDSHMKSFMNMSHRVGINIRDLKSLRVRTVRGQQYRCRSGIKFHGGLKQKFILVDCQTVMYGTYSYTWSFEKINMSMVLVVTGQLVCSYDEEFRRLYALSTVPVIPLRGRPSVMLQSPSSSQLSLNQIHMRSRLIHGMRGAQDDRFSNAAMLTRVLSMQDKLHRSHSPDTGNLVRGHSYGGELQKINSMTRLRMGTKDLGIPFPPERNGFNTKGSDLPLTNRLSQQHLRHQTRYGADHNLIPFNSETSLHRWKMDTYFNESDMLTNASSEALTPMASPYSSHTGLNEHQTPLIHNKSKDIKTRMEEMRLKRFSLNDYANLRQCQESYRSMYATLERPKLMPHLRNPDIKPNIEELDMNIQDGCSLEDFELKKDGDKRDLNITDGRRPPSPFNIKAGSDRKAIHAYNWYDTLSRTISATELDSKQNDATLKLPHLQSGNVGMPHLRTMESLTELPEEKESSTSKVNSGDPVVKCGQKQSQVSNDNSGKTGLPTESQSEVQTKGSHSSLHKVGNKLSLDRINSTSSEVEAIPKIVDVTQGSPYVTESKGSQTENDEIQKQEASVHWKHSGKKKVHTKLSIDEKKASKKEEKPLQRKSSLKWSNSSGSKTDPSQTSAAAQTAKKGHSLNSPSGLSDTEKHKSPFARFSPQRLSKKKAATVVELDQGSSSTLDDEGATLYQAKREKAYSRYEYLLSTENIRLDKSVRTTSMYTSDKEKSASLNRQECGSPNGQSSTDNKLGRFMQRVGNIIKNK, encoded by the exons ATGATTGCCATAGCGATGGACGTCTTCACAGACGTGGACATTTTCAAAGAGCTGGTCAGTGCTACATTGAGAGGAGTTGTAGTCTACATCCTGCTCGATGATTCCCACATGAAGAGTTTCATGAACATGTCACACAGGGTGGGCATCAACATACGAGACCTCAAG AGCCTTCGAGTTCGGACTGTTCGGGGGCAACAATATCGGTGCCGCTCTGGGATCAAGTTCCATGGAGGCCTGAAGCAGAAGTTTATTCTGGTGGACTGCCAAACTGTCATGTACGGAACCTACAG CTACACCTGGTCATTTGAGAAAATCAACATGAGCATGGTCCTTGTTGTCACAGGCCAGCTTGTCTGCTCTTATGATGAGGAGTTCAGAAGACTTTATGCTCTCTCCACAGTTCCTGTAATTCCGTTACGAGGGAGGCCATCTGTGATGCTGCAGAGCCCAAGCTCAAGCCAGCTGTCCCTCAATCAGATACATATGAGATCCAGACTCATTCACGGCATGCGAGGTGCTCAGGACGACAGGTTTAGCAATGCCGCCATGTTGACCAGAGTGTTGAGCATGCAGGACAAGTTGCATCGCTCTCACAGCCCTGACACAGGAAACCTGGTGAGGGGACACAGTTATGGAggagagctacagaagataaaCTCCATGACTCGATTGAGAATGGGAACTAAAGATCTGGGAATCCCTTTTCCTCCTGAAAGAAATGGATTTAACACCAAGGGTAGCGATTTGCCCCTAACCAACAGGTTATCTCAGCAGCACCTGAGGCACCAAACTCGTTATGGTGCGGACCATAATTTGATACCTTTCAACTCTGAAACGTCCCTCCACAGGTGGAAGATGGATACTTACTTCAATGAGAGTGACATGCTCACAAATGCGTCGAGTGAGGCGTTAACTCCAATGGCATCACCGTACAGCAGCCACACTGGATTGAATGAACATCAGACACCACTCATTCACAACAAGTCAAAAGACATTAAGACCAGAATGGAAGAAATGAGGCTAAAGAGGTTTAGCCTAAATGATTACGCAAATCTTCGTCAATGCCAAGAGTCCTACCGGTCGATGTACGCCACACTTGAAAGGCCAAAACTCATGCCACATCTGAGGAATCCAGATATAAAACCGAACATTGAAGAACTGGATATGAATATCCAAGACGGCTGTAGCTTGGAAGACTTTGAGCTGAAGAAAGATGGTGACAAGAGGGATCTTAATATTACAGATGGTCGCCGTCCACCCTCTCCTTTCAACATCAAAGCAGGTTCAGATAGAAAGGCAATTCATGCATACAACTGGTATGATACTCTTTCCAGGACAATATCAGCTACTGAGCTGGATTCCAAACAGAATGATGCAACTCTCAAGCTTCCTCACTTACAGTCTGGCAATGTTGGTATGCCACACTTGAGAACAATGGAGTCTTTAACTGAACTCCCTGAAGAAAAAGAGAGCTCAACTTCCAAAGTAAACAGTGGGGATCCAGTTGTGAAATGTGGGCAAAAGCAGAGTCAAGTTTCTAATGACAATTCAGGGAAAACAGGTTTACCCACAGAATCACAAAGTGAAGTTCAAACCAAAGGAAGCCACAGCTCTTTACACAAAGTGGGCAACAAACTAAGTTTAGACCGAATTAACTCAACATCCAGTGAAGTGGAGGCCATTCCAAAAATTGTAGACGTAACACAAGGATCTCCGTATGTTACCGAATCAAAGGGCAGTCAAACAGAGAATGATGAAATTCAAAAGCAAGAAGCATCTGTGCATTGGAAACATTCAGGGAAAAAGAAGGTACACACAAAACTTTCAATCGATGAAAAGAAAGCttccaaaaaagaggagaaaCCACTTCAAAGAAAGAGCTCATTGAAATGGTCAAACTCTTCCGGATCAAAGACAGACCCATCTCAGACCTCTGCTGCAGCGCAAACAGCAAAGAAAGGCCACTCGCTGAACTCTCCCAGTGGGCTGTCAGACACTGAAAAGCATAAGTCTCCTTTTGCCAGATTCTCTCCCCAACGTTTGAGTAAGAAAAAAGCAGCCACAGTAGTAGAGCTGGATCAAGGCTCCAGCAGCACTCTGGATGATGAGGGAGCAACTCTCTACCAGGCCAAAAGAGAGAAAGCCTACAGCCGATACGAGTATTTACTCAGTACTGAAAACATCCGTCTGGATAAGTCTGTTCGCACAACAAGTATGTACACGTCGGACAAAGAGAAAAGTGCTTCCCTCAACAGACAAGAATGTGGCTCTCCAAACGGACAAAGCAGCACTGACAACAAACTGGGCCGGTTTATGCAGCGTGTTGGAAATATTATCAAAAACAAATAG